From Melospiza melodia melodia isolate bMelMel2 chromosome 2, bMelMel2.pri, whole genome shotgun sequence:
GAAACATTTGCCCATGAAAATGAGGCTTTCGCTTCATGGTTCAGAGCTCACTataaagtaattgtaaatattaagAAATGTGGCCCTTGTTAATATTACTTTCAATATCTGTCTGCTGTGCCCTTTAAGTGAGTTCTTGCCATTCTGCAGTCATAGGTTCTTCAATAAGAATGGATTTTCAAAGGGGTTTAAAAACTCAAATTCATGTGGAATGTGGTACTTCCTAAAAAGCCATTCCTCAAACAAGTCATCAGTCTTGCTGTTCCTTGCACATTTCCAAAGTCTTTTTCTCACTGTAGTATAATAAGAGAAATTTATTAGAAAAAACAGCAAGAGGCTTTCATCAGTAGAACTCTGGAACTTTGCTCTTGTGCCCTGCCTCAGTTCCTGAATGCAGTGTTTTGTCCTCCTTCAGCATTCACATGCTCATTCTGTCTGCATTTCAAAGGCACAGATGTGTAGTGCTAAATCCTAATCTTGTATTTGATTTTGTATGTTTAAAACCAGCTAAAGTTAAAGCTAAAATACTTTGTAACTGTTTCACATGTATTTATTTAAACCCTAGATGCCTCCTACGCAGATCCACTTGGCCCACAACCAGAAAGACCAAAAACAGCAGCAAGAAAAAGAACGGAGGAAGATGATTTTGCTGATGAAGAACTAGGAGAGGATCTGCTTCCAGAATAGCATATGGGCCACTCATCTTTTTTTAATCCTTGTCAAAGTTTTAGCTGAAACACTTTTCATTCATAATGATTTTTTAGTGTATTTTTATAAACTATTCATTAAATACTTTGAACATGTGGTACTTTATGTTAAAAACTTGGATTTGCATTTGCAATGTCTTCTGtgattgattaaaaaaataatggtGAGGTTATTTTACTCATGCATAGGATCTACACAAGTACTCAAACACATTGCAAGCTGTATCAAATGTGTAAAGCTTTTGCTTTCAGAAATACATACAATGATAATATTAGAGAGAAAAGCCTCTAAAATTTCATCTTTCAATGCAGAATACCTCGAAGCAATGCTTGTAAGGTTGAAAATCCTGTATCCTTCATCCAAAGCCAGAATTTTTTAAGTCCTGTGAACTGACCTGAAAATGCTGGGTATGACCTTGGTCTTCCTTAAAGTCCCAGTTCATTGAATCACTTTGCACTGATACCAAAGAAAGCATCTTAATTTTAGCCTACTCTTAGATGAACTAGGACCATTTTTGCAGTCTCTCAGCAAAATGTCCTTATTTTtattgttggtttggggttttttggtttgttttttttttttttgagtgatcAGAGTTCTCAGGATTTCAGCCTAGTTTGTTCAGAATTGCTAATTAGACTGCAGCTTTTGTCTTATGTTGGGGACTGTGGCACTGACCACACAGGAGTAGTTTTCTATAGCCTAACCTGATTATGGGCAAAGTTAGTTACAGAAATCACCATTTTGCTTATGAACTGAACAAGTTTGATCTGAAGTTACTGAGACCTGTTAAATTCCTGTAGTAGGGATCACTTTGGGGAGATAAAAATATTAGTGAAGTGTTCATACTTTCCTAATAAATACTTGCAAAACTAGTCCACTGAAATGGCTTGTTTTTGGAACCCTGGCATGAGTTTGGTTTAATAGTTAGACTTTGGTCATTGCACTTTGAATTGCAAGAATTCAATCTTCTGGAATTTTCAGTGTTCCCTCTCAGTGTTGCTCAGTGCTGCTCAGACTGTTTGTCAGTGACAGTGGAGAAGTCTCTTTGTATCTTCATGAAATGTTTTTTCAGGTTTTAGAAATGCTGCCCAGTTTCATAGGATGCCTGCAGTGGTCAGAAGTGTCCTGGGGGGTGTATGAGCTGCTTTGTGTGTAGCATGCTTCCCATGGGACCAGAGAAGAGTTTCATCTGGGATTGCACCACTTCCACCTGATGGTCCAAGCAGAGCGTGTTCAGTGCTGTTTGTGGAACACCCCAAGGGGCTCACCAAAGAAGAAAGACAAGATAAGCTCTGGGGCCTGATCCTTCTGAAGGGTGGAAAAGAGCATGAGAAGGAAGTGGATGGCAGCTGCCTTATTTCTGCAAGTCTCTCTTGCCTgttcctcagtcctgctgtatcTGCTGCTCTGGTTGTAGAATGACAGATTCCTGGATGTCATGGTAGTTCTCTCTGTCAGGCTTAGTCTTGGAAGACACCAGgatgcaatgtgccatgcaggaGGGAGTATTTTCAGCTCCAGACTGCAGTGGCATGAGGTATCAGTTAATCACAGTAAGAGACAATAAATGGGACTCTGGCAGGGAGCGTAGACAAACCTGTGAAACAGTGcagaaggaaggcaggagagatACTGCCATGGTCTTCTAGCACACAGACATTTGAGTAGACTGCAGTGGGTTGACCTTGACTGGATGCCTGGCACCCACTGAAGcctctcactcccctctgcagctgagcagGGGAGAGGAAATACAACagagggttcatgggttgagataaggaccgagaaagatcactcaccaaataccatcacaggcaaaatagatttaaattagaGATACTAATTGAATTTATTCTTcagaaatcagagcaggataatgagtaATAAAGTAAACCTTCAAAAccccttccccccacccctcccttcttcccagctCTACTTCCTCCCACAGtgaggctcagggagacagggaatgggggtcatGACCTGTTCCATGGCCTCTCCCGCTACTCAGGGAGAGTTGttgttcccctgctgcactgtggggtccctcccatgggagacagttctccatgaacttgtCCAATGTGAGTCCATCTCACAAGCAACAGTTCCCCTCAAACTGCTGCAGGGTGGGTCATTTCCCCAGGGTGCAGCCCtttccaggccaggctgctccagcatgggctcctctcccCAGGGGCCTCCCACGGggccacagcctcctctcaggcatcacctgctccagcatgggctcctccaggggctccaggtggatctctgcatccctggggATCTCCATGGGCTTCGGGCAGCTGCCTTACCACACTCTGCAccaagggctgcaggggaatctcagctccagtgcctggagcccctcctgcccctccttctgccctggtgtctgcagggctgctgctctcacgtgttctcaccctgctcttctctggctgcaagtACATCTGCGCAGTAAATTTTTACAGAATTCTTCTTAAATACGTTATCTGAGAGGCATTACCACCATTTCTAATAGGTCCAGCCTTAATCAGCAGCACATCTATtttggagccagctggcattggtCCCACTGGACATTGGGGaaacttctggcagcttctcacaaaaGCCACCCCTGTAGCTCCCTACTAGCAAAGtttggccatgcaaacccaatacagCATCTAATAAAAAATTGCAATCACATAGGCATGTCCAAGATAAAGTGGCATGAAGTACCAATACCTTGGCATACAGTTCACAGCTTAAGTCTGTCGAAACACTCCTGCCAATATCAGAGAGATTTTGATCAGCAGCAGTTTCTTGATTCAGTTTTCCCAGACGCGTAACTATACATTGGGTAAAATTCTGTGGATAACAAACAATTGCACTTTTGTTCCAGCCCTGCACAAACTCACAGGCAGTTCTGGAACATGTTGTTTCCTATGTACAGACTCCAAGGGACTTCTGGAACATGCTGTTTCCTATAGCATGAGGATCTGATTATATAATGCTTTGGGTTATGATGAATTTGCATGTTATTTTGCAAGCACAGTTGAGCTTGTTCTGAACTGACAGAAAGCCATGTGATCCAGCTCCAACACTGGGATAATGAGTCCTGCTGACAGTCAAAATGATGTAGCCCAGGTTCATCCACTTCAAAGCTGTGTTCACTGTGGCTGCATCTCTACTAGACCATTGCCAGGGCAAgcccagagcagaggagaggaTGTGTACCCAGCTGTTCTGCAAGACCAGTAGCACAGCAGTGCACAGTAGCACAGTTTTGGACCATGACAATTCATCTCCCAGACAATTGCCTTGCATGATCCAAAGGTAAGCCTGGGCCAGGAGCCATTCTTTGGAAGCAGTCTCAGTGCATCATCCTTCTTCTTTGGTGTAAGATGTTCTGTATGGGGGAACACAAGACTCAAGGACTGGACTCAAGGCCAAAGGGTGATCCCTGATGGAGATGAATACGACTGggagctgctgagaaagaagctgCATGCACATCTCCAAAGTGCTGGGTCACCATGTTGGAACACCTCAGGCTGTCCCACAGGTGAGCACACCTGCGTGATTCAGGCAGCTCAGCTCTCTGAGGAAATGTGGAGTGCTCTTTTCAAATAGTACCTGGGTTATATGGGATTATGTGCTGTGTTGATGTGATGTCCCTGACCCTGTCCTTGGCTGGCATTTAGCTCAGATGCAGTGAGTTGTGTCCCCTGCTGCCGTGTAGGATGCCTTTGGTCCTGAGATAGGTCTTGGAAACCACAGGAGTTGAAACCTGAATGAGCTAAATAGTTGTATTTTCATCCATGAAACTCAAGCAGAAACTTTTCTTCAGGCTTGGTTGCACAAAACAGACCACATCTCCAGAAGCCACACACTGCAGGTACGTGCTTCCAGCAGCATTTAAACCCCATTTTGTGTTTATCTTTGTGGAATTAGTCAATTAATAATTTAAGATTTCCTGCCattatattaatttattatttgttGTTAGAAGAACAGCAACATTAAACCTAGGAAAATGCTGAGCCCCTTGAGAAACTGACTCATGAAGTATTTTAGCTTCTATTGTCATAAAAAGATCTATTATACAATATTAAACAATCCTCAGTTGACCTCTTAGACTTGAGGTCTTCCTCAGGGTAGGAACTTTACATACCAAGTTACCTTTCTCTTTACATGTATGAAAAACATCTCTTTGTGCAGTAGCCAAATAGAAATAGCTACTTGAgtactattttatttatttctgaacAAGCCTAGCTCTACAGCATCAAAAGATTCTTAATCACATATTTTATGCTTTTCTCCAAACATCCTTTGTCAGATTACATGACTTATTACTTCTAAACCAAAACTACTCCAGAGTAAAATAGGAATTGAAATGTGTACAAAGGTAcagttcatagaatcatagaatggcttgggttggaagagaccctaaAGATCAAACAGTTCCAcctcccctgctgtgggcagggacaccttccactagaccaggttgcttcaagccccatccaaactggccttgaacacttctagggatggagCATCCAAAATTGCCAAGAAATAGTTTTATGATAAAATTTCACGataaagggctgtttctcttggTTCCTTTGCAAGAGCAGTATGAGATTGTAAGAAATTACTCTCATTTGCTAAGTTTTGATTATTCTTGATGTCAAGGACACAGATGACCAACTTTATGGTAAAAAGGCTTTTTTAAACCTGTTTGCTCCTCGGTTTCCCCCTTGGCAAAATGAAGACTTTGGAAGATTCTGCACATCTCAAGAATTCACTTTTGCAAAGTTAAATTGCCTAACAACTGTAAAatgtgctgagatgctgctgcagAAGATGCCATGCCAAGGACACTGCAAAGTGGTATTACAGCTGTGAGGAAGATGAATGGGACCAGAAGAGTTTGGGTGGCAGGTTCTCTGCAAACAGAATGTGAGGCAGAAGGACGTCTTCAGGGAGTAATTAAATTCTCTCTCTGCAAATTTTTATCTGCTGGGATGTCAGCTGAATGCTTGTTCCACCCAACAACTTGAGTTGTTCAACTTGAAGGTCTGTGTGATgatttttttaaacctttttcaCATCATTATTTCAGATTGAGATAGGATCTCATTAATGCTGTAGCAGGATGGGAATGAGCAGTTGGAATATGCCAGTGTTGGGCAATTCTGCCATTTTTGTGGCAAGCATATTACTGTGGTATCATTGATAATGTTTGTCACAATAGTGTGATTTATTTATGTGTGAACCATAGTATCTGAAACTGGCTGTTGTGTGCCAGAGCAGCCATGGAAGACAACAACCCCAACCACAAAATGTCCTGACAACACTGCTCCTTGGGGATTAATGTGTCTGGGGACAGCTACATTCTGACATTTACTGTCAGGTTTTCCCCATCATTCCAATGGTTCTGAAACAATTTTCCAAATTATCATAATGGTCTGGTGATAACACATTagagaaggatttttttctcctgctatGACACATTTTTCTCCAGCTGTTGGTAACAATGTAAGGTTGAAGACAACCTGGTGTGTCCTTCATTAAACACGTTTCAGCATTTAACATGGCATGAAATGCTCTCTGGTGGAATCAGGTGCAGAAAATGTTTCTTCTTATTTATATGAACTCACTAAAAATGTCTGTCTTATTCTTGCTGAGCTTAGTTTTCTTTGGAACATCCTGGCTTTCTCATAGCAGGAATTCGTGGAACTGAACTTATTATCTGACACTGATCACTGTGGTGATAAACTCAGGAGAGAGGTAGATACCAGTCCCAAATATAAATATTGAATGACAGTCTCCAGAAAAAACATTTAGAATATTATGTAAAAGTGAAAGACATAGTTTTGAATCCATTGATTGAAATAACCTGTATTATATCAAATTCGGGATGGATTTCATATTACTaaatattttttcaatatttCATTTGTATAGATATTTTAATTCCCCCTCAAATTATAAGAAAATTGTAAATTAATACCAATGACAAAGATACTGGTTAGTAATTTCTTAAAGTCGTGGAAGAACCTAAGTTGCCAAAGTGTATCAGGGAATATTTTTTGACTGAAATGTCTCTAGGGTAGACCACGCTACAAGAACTGGCATAGCATTCTGAGTTCCTCTGTAATGGAATATCATTTACTGACATACTGTGGTTCTTATTATTTGAATCAATGTGATTTTTCAAAAGATACAATGCAACTATCATACAGAATTAGGATATTGCCTAGATAAGACACATAGCCTTAAATTCAATGGCAATTAAATGCCTGTgccattgttttgttttcatctGCTCAGATTTTTTGAGGCAGGTCTCTCCCAGAAATGTTGATGCATATAAAGGAAGTAAATAAAACCCACATTTTGCAAAGCCAAGTGTGACATCCTCATGCTACTCAGAAATCTGAAATTTCTGAAGATGCTGATTGATCTCAGGAAGAGTAATATAAAAAGACCTGTGATGATAAATATTTGCCATGTTGCCACACACACCACTCAAAAGTGGTGAAGTGACAAAAGGCCAGGTGCATTGTCAGGGGTTAGACTGGACTGGGCTAAATCGACACACACCTTGCCCCAGTCTTTCACCTCAGGATATGACTGCAAGGGAGAGTTTGGAATTCAGTTTAAAACTGTCCTTCctcagagctgaaagagctgaaaTCTGATTCAAATCCCACACTGTTAAAGGTCAAGATACTGCTAATAAGTGATACTGATCTGTGATTCATATGGCACCAAAATCACTAAAAATCATAGTTAGATTTAACTGTATGACTTTTCAGAAACCACAAAATCAAGTCACTTCATTACATTTATGAATGCCAGACCATTTTGTTTCAAATCCAGCCTGTTTGGTGAAGTTGATGTCTTGTATTTTTGTGGTACCAAGTTGGGGTTTCTCAGTCTTTGTATGATTTATGATCCCATTTTCCCTTATTCCTAACCAGTATTTTCATATTTAACTGTCCTTATCCTAATGCCTCAATAGATGTGCAGGGCTTAATCAGAGGACACAAAATATTTGATTCAAGTGATGAATTCTGTTTCTGAAAGTCTGTTTTTAATGCACACCACTTCAGTGGACCACATCTTTTATGAACCAGAATACTATTTATATCCTTATTTTTGTGTGCTGTGAGACCCACAGAGACCATGATTATATTGCAACGTGTTTTTAAAAGTACAGAATAGGTGGAGAGTCCATTGGAGGTGAGACTCACCTCAACCTCCTTTAGGTAGGTACGATGCAAATTTCTCTTCTTCTGAAGGGGCTTCTCTtgcagccagcagagtgccccTGCCCTGGGTGTCTGCCCCAGGCCACCTCGGCAGGAGGAACGGGAGGATCAGCCCCAGCCTTCATGCTGGACATCAACACCTCTGTGTCTGCTGGAGAAACGCCACAGCTGGGATGGAGAAAGGTGCCGAAGGCGCTACCTGGAATTGGGCAAGTCAGAAATCCCATACACTACGAGGGACAGTGCCAACTGCCCTAAAGTGACTGGGAGAGTCCGGGCTAGAGCAGTCCCTTCCCCGGCTGTAAATCCCCGCATTTTTTCACATCAACCTTGATACTTTGGCTCCGACTGGGCTAAATCCCCCTGGCTCTGCCTCAGTCTCGAGCCCTGGCCCAGAGAGTGCCACCGGCACTGGGGACATCGCGGCTCCTGCCCGGTGCGGTGGGAGGGAGAGCGGGGCTCCCGGCGGCAGCTTCGGTGGCTCGGCGgggtggcggcggcggggccggggcccgaaTCCGTCCGTGCCCGCCCGTGCCCGCGGGGTGTCCCCGGGGCCGCGCTGGGATGCGGGACGGGCCCGCGCCCGGCGCCGAGCGCTCGCCGCCGCCGTGAGCGCCGCGGAACATGTTCCTGGCAGGCGAGGCCAGGGGAGATGCAGTGAGGCGCGGGGCACTTTTCCAACAGCTCCTCCGCCGGGAGAGCCAGTGGCACGGCGCGGCGCCGCAGcccgccgctctccccggctccctgGAGGAGAGGCAGCCCGGGCGCTATGCAGCGAGGCAGGGTAAGGGGctgcgggccgggggctgcgggcggtGGCGGGCGGGcgcggtgtccccgctgtccccatccCCGCTGACGGCGGCGTCCTTGCAGGTGCGGGCGCcggcggcgctgctggcgctgctctGCGCGGCGCTGCTCCCGCTCCGCCCGGAGGCCGCCAGGGCGCCCAAGCAGCGGCCGGCGCGGACGCGGAGCTGCGGCGAGCGGcccgaggagctgctggagcagctgtaCGGGCGGCTGGCGGCGGGCATGCTCAGCGCCTTCCACCACACCCTGCAGCCCGAGCCGCCCGGCCGCCAGCACAACGCCAGCTGCCCCGCCGGGGCACGGCCGCCCGCCGACAAGAGAGTCCGGCTCCCCGTGAACCTGCGCAGCGCATCGCCCTGGGCATACAGGTGACTCCGGGGGAAGGCAGGGGCGGCCGCCTGGGGGCCCGGGGGCTGAAGGGAGCCGGGGCGGGGTCCCCGTGCGGCACCGGGAGCTCCGGGCTCCGCCGGCTTTGCCGGGGCGGCTCGGGAGGAGAGGGGCGGCCGCGGCACCGGGCAGCAGCCGGGAAAGGCGCT
This genomic window contains:
- the IL17D gene encoding interleukin-17D; the encoded protein is MQRGRVRAPAALLALLCAALLPLRPEAARAPKQRPARTRSCGERPEELLEQLYGRLAAGMLSAFHHTLQPEPPGRQHNASCPAGARPPADKRVRLPVNLRSASPWAYRISYDPTRYPKYIPEAYCLCKGCLMGLFGEESLQFRSTPVFMPTVILRRTPACAGGRYVYTEDYITIPVGCTCVPEQEKEAESLNSSIDKQAVKLLVGQNKPSSE